From the genome of Ectobacillus sp. JY-23, one region includes:
- a CDS encoding ABC transporter permease subunit, which produces MMTLYTTMLKKYSKGFLGYALGSSLFLLFITLLFPNIQEALKAKADIMNTMPEGMLAAFGLEKGQFISTLLDLLSVQYYSMLFLILLSIFTITTASKLLARLVEQGSMAYILAMPISRGKVAVAMILVYLSGLFFIIASNFLISVVGAMIIQYDLDVILFFQLHMLGFLLFFAIGGYSFLCSALFTEERRVLSVAGGFTFLFYVLHMIGGINKTYEVAKSFSLFSLYEPSTILKGDTNTLVAVLILLLVGMLGYVASVYVFQRKDLLL; this is translated from the coding sequence ATGATGACTTTATATACAACAATGCTTAAAAAATATAGCAAGGGTTTTCTAGGATATGCGCTTGGATCCTCTCTATTTTTGCTGTTCATCACGTTGTTGTTTCCAAACATACAAGAAGCCTTAAAAGCCAAAGCGGATATTATGAATACAATGCCTGAAGGAATGCTGGCTGCGTTCGGTCTTGAAAAGGGGCAGTTTATTTCAACTTTATTAGATTTATTGTCCGTTCAATATTACAGCATGTTATTTTTAATTTTACTTTCTATCTTTACAATAACTACAGCCTCTAAATTACTTGCACGTTTAGTGGAGCAGGGCAGTATGGCGTATATACTGGCTATGCCAATTAGTAGAGGCAAGGTAGCTGTTGCTATGATTCTTGTATATTTGAGCGGTCTATTTTTTATCATCGCAAGCAATTTTCTAATTAGCGTAGTGGGAGCTATGATCATTCAGTATGACTTGGATGTTATTCTTTTTTTTCAGCTTCATATGTTAGGCTTTTTATTGTTTTTTGCAATTGGTGGATATAGTTTTCTATGCTCAGCTTTGTTCACAGAGGAACGTCGCGTGCTCAGTGTTGCCGGTGGTTTCACCTTTTTGTTTTATGTGCTTCATATGATAGGGGGCATTAATAAAACGTATGAGGTGGCAAAATCGTTTTCTCTTTTTTCCTTGTACGAACCATCCACAATTTTAAAGGGGGACACAAATACGCTCGTAGCCGTACTGATTTTATTGCTTGTAGGTATGCTTGGATATGTAGCTTCTGTATATGTGTTTCAGCGAAAAGACCTGCTGCTGTAA
- a CDS encoding ABC transporter ATP-binding protein, with protein MIVLEQVTRSFSNGRGIFDVSLQVRKGEVFGFIGPNGAGKSTTIRHLMGFMKADSGKATICGLDCWNDATTVKRSVGYLPGEIAFIEGMTGTSFLMMMDGMRAIGDTQRKSELIERFEFNPDTPIRKMSKGMKQKVGIVAAFMHDPQVYILDEPTSGLDPLMQQRFVELVLEEKQRGKTIFMSSHMFREMEKTCDRAAMIKDGRIVIENDMKTFQREKKQRFHVTLRTEEDIKRLLSYPQVKKLTDATCEVCVGHDIKSMIDMLHGLDIVSFHGVEENLEELFLHYYKRGESV; from the coding sequence ATGATTGTTTTAGAACAGGTAACGCGGAGCTTTTCAAATGGAAGAGGCATATTTGATGTGTCTTTGCAAGTGAGAAAAGGCGAAGTGTTTGGTTTTATAGGTCCGAATGGGGCGGGGAAATCTACAACCATAAGACATCTCATGGGATTTATGAAAGCTGATTCGGGTAAAGCTACGATTTGTGGACTTGATTGTTGGAATGATGCTACAACTGTGAAACGGAGTGTAGGATATTTACCAGGTGAAATTGCATTTATAGAAGGAATGACCGGTACCTCATTTTTAATGATGATGGACGGCATGAGAGCTATAGGTGATACGCAGCGTAAGTCAGAATTAATTGAGCGATTTGAATTTAATCCAGATACACCTATACGTAAAATGTCAAAGGGTATGAAGCAAAAAGTAGGAATCGTCGCTGCGTTTATGCATGACCCGCAGGTTTATATTTTAGATGAGCCGACTTCAGGTTTGGATCCGTTGATGCAACAAAGGTTTGTAGAATTAGTTTTAGAAGAGAAGCAACGTGGTAAAACAATCTTTATGTCTTCACATATGTTCCGTGAGATGGAAAAAACCTGCGACCGTGCAGCCATGATTAAGGATGGTCGTATCGTTATAGAAAATGATATGAAAACATTTCAGAGAGAAAAGAAGCAACGGTTTCATGTGACCTTACGAACCGAAGAAGATATAAAACGCTTATTAAGCTATCCGCAGGTAAAGAAGTTAACTGATGCTACATGTGAAGTTTGTGTAGGTCATGATATAAAAAGCATGATTGATATGCTTCATGGTCTGGATATTGTTTCATTTCATGGTGTGGAGGAGAACTTAGAAGAGTTATTTTTACACTACTATAAAAGAGGTGAAAGCGTATGA
- a CDS encoding TetR/AcrR family transcriptional regulator produces the protein MDGFTKRTQQKMERIENVAAAMLPLPLADIKIADIAKQAGVSQVTIYNYYGSKEKLLQVATERVVDHQLQQFKEVITGGLSFEEKLKQIILLKKQSAHIIDLHTFNELMQMDDIFREKMLKKQQERSMPLLFQLIAEGRDKQLIRPSVRDETLLFYLNMISQAFTQLDTIQKMPSPLETLVEDFLNMFFYGILRQSEG, from the coding sequence TTGGACGGTTTTACAAAACGAACACAGCAAAAAATGGAACGCATTGAAAACGTAGCAGCCGCCATGCTTCCACTGCCGCTTGCAGACATTAAAATAGCCGACATTGCAAAGCAAGCCGGCGTATCTCAAGTAACTATTTATAATTATTATGGAAGCAAAGAAAAATTGTTACAGGTTGCAACAGAACGCGTCGTTGATCATCAATTACAACAATTTAAAGAAGTCATTACAGGGGGCCTCTCCTTTGAAGAGAAGTTAAAGCAAATTATTTTATTAAAAAAACAAAGCGCACATATAATTGACTTACATACTTTCAACGAACTCATGCAGATGGATGATATATTTCGCGAAAAAATGTTAAAAAAACAGCAAGAGCGATCCATGCCACTTTTATTTCAACTCATTGCAGAAGGACGTGATAAGCAGCTTATTCGCCCCTCTGTACGTGATGAAACCTTATTATTTTATCTTAATATGATCTCACAGGCCTTTACCCAATTGGATACCATTCAAAAAATGCCTTCTCCTCTAGAAACCTTAGTTGAAGACTTCTTAAATATGTTCTTTTACGGGATATTGCGACAAAGCGAGGGTTAA
- a CDS encoding DUF4097 family beta strand repeat-containing protein: MTTLAFFGIVGWIVYFLFFEEIATMSTNIHSVETTKSVNANQVTQIEVHTDSADIHITPTNNQEQIVATLTGKISDTYKDRFAIHMLPSGDKLQINIKEKKKWAIGFHINNVQVELQIPQKIYETLTLKTNSGSIHGDSLQIKKLVAVTNTGDVRIKNISGKTINLQTKQGDVALTSAVATNTKLDTESGNIIADFIQNENIHISSISGDIKLREIKGSSVIQTKSGDTLFKQRELTNPISIYSKSGDTEIAATNVPAVQFHVISKSGTYNVQGSSLQYQEQTPHRLRASAGENGPVIKIESDSGNFLFH, from the coding sequence ATGACTACATTGGCTTTCTTCGGTATTGTGGGGTGGATTGTATATTTTCTCTTCTTTGAAGAAATTGCAACGATGTCCACAAACATCCATTCCGTTGAAACCACCAAAAGCGTAAATGCAAATCAGGTTACACAAATAGAAGTACATACCGATTCAGCGGATATTCATATTACTCCTACAAACAACCAGGAGCAAATTGTCGCCACTTTAACGGGGAAGATTTCCGATACATACAAAGATCGCTTCGCTATTCACATGTTGCCATCTGGTGATAAATTGCAGATAAATATTAAAGAAAAAAAGAAATGGGCCATTGGTTTTCACATCAACAATGTGCAAGTCGAATTACAAATCCCACAAAAAATCTATGAGACCCTTACCCTCAAAACGAATAGCGGTAGCATACACGGCGACAGCTTACAGATAAAAAAACTCGTTGCGGTAACAAATACAGGTGATGTTCGTATAAAAAACATTTCAGGGAAAACCATCAATCTCCAAACTAAGCAGGGAGATGTTGCTTTAACATCTGCAGTTGCTACAAACACAAAACTTGACACAGAATCAGGCAATATAATTGCTGACTTTATTCAGAATGAGAACATTCATATCTCATCTATATCCGGAGATATCAAACTTCGTGAAATCAAAGGCAGTAGCGTAATCCAAACAAAATCTGGAGATACTCTGTTTAAGCAGCGAGAGTTAACTAACCCGATTAGTATCTACAGCAAAAGCGGTGATACAGAAATTGCAGCCACCAATGTTCCTGCCGTTCAATTTCATGTTATAAGTAAATCCGGTACCTACAATGTACAAGGTTCTTCTCTTCAATACCAAGAACAAACTCCCCATCGCCTACGTGCAAGCGCAGGGGAAAACGGACCTGTCATTAAGATAGAGAGCGATTCCGGCAACTTCTTATTTCATTAA
- a CDS encoding YrhC family protein — protein MKQLRQKIDDYTRFAQVLLALSTILLAGLLIPNGDKEALQLYVMMGAIILFLSGAFGLFYQVKKLREQLDEVEETLR, from the coding sequence ATGAAACAATTGCGTCAAAAAATAGATGACTATACTCGTTTTGCTCAGGTTTTGTTAGCGCTAAGTACCATTTTGCTGGCAGGCTTACTCATTCCAAATGGTGATAAGGAAGCATTGCAGCTGTATGTAATGATGGGAGCTATTATCCTGTTTTTATCAGGTGCATTTGGCTTGTTTTATCAAGTAAAAAAACTGCGTGAACAATTGGATGAAGTAGAAGAAACGCTCCGTTAG
- a CDS encoding bifunctional cystathionine gamma-lyase/homocysteine desulfhydrase, whose protein sequence is MRAKTKLIHGIHIGDPLTGAVTVPIYQTSTYKQEAIGKHKGYEYSRTGNPTRNALEEMIAVIENGHAGFAFGSGMAAITAVMMLFSSGDHVVLTDDVYGGTYRVMSKVLNRFGIEHTFVDTTNLNEVEGAIRPNTKAIYIETPTNPLLKVTDIAEVAALAKAHNLLTIVDNTFMTPYWQTPISLGADIVLHSATKYLGGHSDVVAGVVVVNSEELAQDLHFVQNSTGGVLGPQDSWLLLRGLKTLGVRMQEHEANAHAIVEFLQNHPKVTKVYYPGIENHPNHDVAKKQAEGFGAIVSFDVDSEETLTKLMERLQYFTLAESLGAVESLISVPSKMTHASIPADRRAELGITDTLIRISIGIEDGEDLIEDLTQALS, encoded by the coding sequence ATGAGGGCAAAAACAAAATTAATTCATGGTATTCATATAGGAGATCCTTTGACAGGCGCGGTAACAGTACCCATTTACCAAACGAGCACATATAAGCAAGAAGCGATTGGAAAGCATAAAGGTTATGAATATTCTCGTACGGGTAATCCAACTCGGAATGCGCTAGAAGAAATGATAGCTGTAATTGAAAACGGTCATGCTGGATTTGCTTTTGGTTCTGGGATGGCAGCGATCACGGCAGTAATGATGCTATTTTCAAGCGGTGATCATGTTGTTTTAACAGATGATGTATATGGCGGCACATATCGTGTAATGTCCAAAGTATTAAATCGCTTTGGCATCGAGCATACTTTTGTTGATACAACAAACTTGAATGAAGTAGAAGGAGCTATTCGTCCGAATACAAAAGCGATTTATATTGAGACACCGACAAATCCATTGTTAAAGGTCACTGATATTGCTGAAGTGGCTGCACTTGCCAAGGCACACAACTTGCTAACCATTGTAGATAATACATTTATGACACCATATTGGCAAACACCGATTTCTTTAGGAGCGGACATCGTTCTTCACAGCGCCACAAAATACTTGGGTGGTCACAGCGACGTTGTAGCGGGGGTTGTAGTGGTAAATTCCGAGGAACTGGCACAAGACCTTCATTTTGTTCAAAACTCTACAGGTGGCGTTTTGGGGCCGCAAGATAGCTGGTTGTTGCTGCGCGGCTTGAAAACATTGGGGGTTCGTATGCAAGAGCATGAAGCAAATGCACATGCAATTGTAGAATTCCTGCAAAATCATCCGAAAGTAACAAAGGTATACTATCCTGGTATAGAAAATCATCCGAATCATGATGTAGCTAAAAAACAAGCAGAAGGGTTTGGGGCTATCGTTTCTTTTGATGTAGACAGTGAAGAAACATTAACAAAGCTCATGGAACGTCTGCAGTACTTTACGTTGGCGGAGAGTCTTGGAGCAGTAGAAAGCTTAATTTCTGTTCCTTCTAAAATGACACATGCGTCTATTCCGGCAGATCGTCGTGCCGAGCTTGGCATCACGGACACATTAATTCGAATCTCAATTGGAATTGAAGACGGGGAAGATTTAATTGAAGATTTGACGCAAGCATTATCATAA
- a CDS encoding PLP-dependent cysteine synthase family protein, producing MNVYRNVHELIGNTPLVEITSFPLPKDVRLFAKLEFFNPGGSVKDRLGKHLIEDALAQGFITPGGTIIEPTAGNTGIGLALAAQKYGLHVLVCVPEKFSMEKQDLMRALGATVVNTPTEQGMTGAIAKAKELLQEIPNSYCPQQFANEANPITYYHTLGPELWRDLDGKIDIFVAGAGTGGTFMGTAQYLKEKNANIKTVIVEPEGSILNGGEPGSHATEGIGMEFLPPFMDHSYFNSIHTVLDKDAFRRVKELAQHEGLLVGSSSGAALHASLQEAEQAKPGTHIVTIFPDSSERYLSKQIYKGWE from the coding sequence ATGAATGTGTATAGAAATGTGCATGAATTAATTGGTAACACGCCGCTTGTTGAGATTACAAGCTTTCCGTTGCCAAAAGATGTACGGTTATTTGCAAAGCTTGAGTTTTTTAATCCCGGCGGTAGTGTGAAAGATAGACTTGGTAAGCATCTCATTGAAGATGCATTAGCACAAGGTTTTATTACTCCAGGCGGCACAATTATTGAGCCAACGGCTGGTAATACGGGAATCGGTTTAGCGCTTGCGGCGCAAAAATATGGCTTGCACGTGCTTGTATGCGTACCGGAAAAGTTTAGTATGGAAAAGCAGGACTTAATGCGTGCATTGGGTGCAACTGTCGTTAATACGCCAACAGAGCAGGGGATGACAGGGGCAATAGCAAAGGCTAAGGAATTGTTGCAGGAAATTCCAAATTCGTATTGTCCGCAACAATTTGCAAATGAAGCAAATCCAATTACGTATTATCATACGTTAGGACCAGAATTGTGGCGAGATTTAGATGGTAAAATAGACATCTTTGTTGCCGGTGCGGGTACAGGCGGTACATTTATGGGGACTGCTCAATATTTAAAAGAGAAAAACGCCAATATTAAAACAGTAATTGTCGAGCCTGAGGGGTCAATTTTAAATGGCGGAGAGCCTGGTTCGCACGCAACAGAAGGAATCGGTATGGAATTCTTGCCGCCTTTTATGGATCACTCGTATTTTAATAGCATTCACACTGTGCTGGACAAAGATGCATTTCGTCGTGTAAAGGAGCTAGCACAGCACGAAGGATTATTGGTGGGAAGCTCTTCCGGGGCTGCATTACATGCCAGTTTACAAGAAGCAGAACAGGCAAAGCCGGGTACACATATTGTGACCATATTCCCGGACAGTAGCGAGCGTTATTTAAGTAAACAAATATATAAGGGGTGGGAATAA
- the mtnN gene encoding 5'-methylthioadenosine/S-adenosylhomocysteine nucleosidase, with amino-acid sequence MKIAVIGAMEEEVRILREQLEGARTEVVAGCEFTLGQLAGHEVVLLKSGIGKVNAAMSTTILLERYQPEKIINTGSAGGFHHALNVGDVVISTEVRHHDVDVTAFNYEYGQVPGMPAAFKADEELVALAERCMKMSGVQAVKGTIATGDSFMNDPVRVDGIRGKFADLYAVEMEAAAVAQVCYQYNVPFVIVRALSDIAGKESHVSFDQFLDQAARHSTAFIVNMLNELK; translated from the coding sequence TTGAAAATTGCAGTCATTGGAGCAATGGAAGAAGAGGTACGCATTTTGCGTGAGCAGCTGGAAGGGGCTCGTACAGAGGTTGTAGCTGGGTGCGAATTCACATTGGGACAGCTTGCAGGTCATGAAGTTGTATTGCTTAAATCAGGAATCGGCAAAGTAAATGCAGCAATGTCCACAACAATTTTGCTTGAACGCTATCAACCTGAAAAGATTATTAATACCGGCTCAGCAGGTGGGTTTCATCATGCATTAAATGTAGGAGACGTTGTTATTTCAACAGAAGTACGTCATCACGATGTGGATGTTACTGCTTTTAATTATGAATACGGACAAGTTCCGGGTATGCCTGCAGCTTTTAAAGCAGATGAGGAGCTTGTAGCACTTGCGGAGCGTTGCATGAAAATGAGCGGTGTGCAGGCTGTAAAAGGAACAATTGCAACGGGTGACTCTTTTATGAATGATCCTGTGCGTGTAGATGGTATTCGCGGCAAGTTTGCTGATTTATATGCTGTTGAGATGGAAGCAGCTGCTGTAGCGCAAGTATGTTACCAATATAATGTGCCATTTGTAATTGTCCGTGCGTTATCTGACATTGCCGGAAAAGAATCACACGTTTCCTTCGATCAATTCTTGGATCAAGCAGCACGTCATTCTACGGCATTTATTGTGAATATGCTGAATGAATTGAAGTAA
- a CDS encoding class I SAM-dependent methyltransferase, with protein MGTEFNQLFDEWAHTYDSFVAGEDDEYKEVFSNYEAILNDVVAKSTGTVLEFGVGTGNLTNKLLEAGHLVYGIEPSKEMRAIAKQKLPKHVSVSEGDFLNFHVPEQVDTIVSTYAFHHLLDEEKNTAVEKYGQMLKKGGKIVFADTIFINQEAFDKTVEEAITKGYHNLAKDLQSEYYTRIPVMETIFTNNGFTVTFTRYNHFVWIMEAVKN; from the coding sequence ATGGGAACAGAATTTAATCAACTATTTGATGAATGGGCACATACTTATGATTCTTTCGTTGCGGGAGAAGATGATGAATATAAAGAAGTATTTTCTAATTATGAAGCGATTTTAAATGATGTTGTTGCAAAATCTACAGGTACAGTATTAGAATTTGGTGTGGGAACTGGAAACTTAACCAATAAATTATTAGAGGCGGGCCATCTCGTATACGGTATTGAACCATCTAAAGAAATGCGTGCAATCGCTAAACAAAAATTACCGAAGCATGTTTCTGTAAGCGAAGGCGATTTCTTAAATTTTCATGTACCTGAACAGGTCGATACAATTGTAAGTACGTATGCGTTTCATCATCTGCTTGATGAAGAGAAGAATACAGCTGTAGAGAAGTATGGGCAAATGCTTAAAAAAGGTGGTAAAATAGTATTCGCCGATACGATATTCATAAATCAAGAAGCATTTGATAAGACTGTTGAAGAAGCGATCACGAAAGGATATCATAATTTGGCAAAGGATCTTCAATCGGAATACTATACACGTATCCCGGTTATGGAAACTATATTTACAAATAATGGATTTACGGTTACGTTTACACGATATAATCATTTTGTTTGGATTATGGAGGCCGTAAAGAACTAA
- a CDS encoding YrrS family protein, with the protein MPQLEDNSRLQTKRQKRRKAWFLNIFIGIVLLAAVTVAYQTFFATPTVQEQAPKKEVTKKEEPKKEQKMKKEISSEKPESKPKEKVIENPAPVVEDQKVQVPESQSPGVAEAYTNPSWKPIGTAQSEPHVTKFDSSSQDWKEMTQAISYALDIPADTLTILFLGNNGPNKAIGTVQAKDTKERFKVYIEWVEGQGWQPTLVHKLM; encoded by the coding sequence ATGCCGCAGTTAGAAGACAATTCAAGATTGCAAACAAAAAGACAAAAACGCCGAAAAGCATGGTTTTTAAACATATTTATCGGAATTGTGTTGCTTGCAGCTGTTACAGTTGCGTACCAAACCTTTTTTGCGACACCAACGGTACAAGAACAAGCCCCTAAAAAAGAGGTAACGAAGAAGGAAGAACCGAAGAAAGAACAAAAAATGAAAAAAGAGATTTCTTCTGAAAAACCTGAATCTAAACCAAAAGAAAAAGTAATTGAAAATCCGGCACCTGTCGTAGAAGATCAGAAAGTACAAGTTCCTGAGTCTCAAAGTCCTGGTGTTGCAGAAGCATATACAAATCCGTCTTGGAAGCCAATTGGTACTGCACAAAGTGAACCGCATGTTACCAAGTTTGATTCTTCTTCTCAAGACTGGAAAGAGATGACCCAAGCGATTTCTTATGCGCTTGATATTCCTGCAGACACATTAACTATTTTGTTCCTTGGCAATAATGGTCCAAATAAGGCGATTGGAACCGTGCAGGCAAAGGATACGAAAGAAAGATTTAAAGTATACATTGAATGGGTAGAAGGACAAGGCTGGCAACCGACACTGGTTCATAAATTAATGTAA
- a CDS encoding penicillin-binding protein 2, giving the protein MQKKRLYILLVCMAGGMLFLLARLAQIQLFETESFSKRNINLLEESVMQRVHAVSIHDGRGSFVDRAGEKLVDDVHGSVVLFPFLKYVDWPVEQLAHILDISPQHIMLQLTQKPVILKQNGEVLQLSAKQIEDVNHLKVPGVVAVYAKTGGAVTADHLIGITGQNETEVRKRYRNKIQKGIISPHTPIGISGFQRAFDEFLVTSGESKLLYHVDQTGEPMFGKTVKYSSTANPFYPLVIRTTLDKELQQLAEKVVEESGMKKGGLVLLDVQSGEILAMVSKPSLATYSQHAYAAGAKNQMLSAHIPGSVFKTVVAAAAIDKRKTSGTFNCDQDLYGEGPAEHEMGMLTFKESFAQSCNHTFAKIASELIKEDEDVLERYAKMLGLSQTVGWKGNVFHFTEFKQFPEEEAMQIWKAQSDKHINKAIAQTAIGQKNVRISPLAIANMMATIARGGQRIEVTGVKEIQYKNGAVMHEFPVHEVHSQLSQRVMEQLQQLLRSVVTSSKGTGKRYQSLPGGVAGKSGTAETGEGNYVNRWFAGYFPYEAPRYALVSVELYTNEVDNLAGKVFADYVEAIANKGM; this is encoded by the coding sequence ATGCAAAAAAAACGTTTATATATATTGCTTGTTTGTATGGCAGGTGGAATGCTGTTTTTGCTAGCGAGGCTAGCGCAAATTCAGCTATTTGAAACGGAGTCATTTTCTAAGAGAAATATAAATTTGTTAGAAGAAAGTGTTATGCAACGCGTACATGCTGTATCTATACATGATGGTAGAGGTAGTTTTGTGGACCGAGCAGGTGAAAAGTTAGTGGACGATGTACATGGCAGTGTAGTGTTATTTCCTTTTCTCAAGTATGTAGATTGGCCAGTGGAACAACTCGCACATATTCTGGACATTTCCCCTCAGCACATTATGTTACAGCTTACACAGAAGCCAGTTATATTAAAGCAGAATGGAGAGGTGCTGCAGTTATCTGCAAAGCAAATAGAGGATGTAAATCATCTAAAAGTGCCGGGGGTAGTGGCTGTTTACGCAAAAACCGGTGGAGCAGTAACTGCAGACCATCTCATCGGTATTACAGGACAAAATGAGACTGAGGTCCGGAAACGATATAGGAATAAAATACAGAAAGGGATTATATCACCGCATACTCCTATTGGTATATCTGGGTTTCAGCGTGCCTTTGATGAATTTTTAGTAACGAGCGGTGAGTCAAAGTTATTGTATCATGTGGACCAAACCGGTGAGCCAATGTTTGGAAAAACAGTAAAGTATAGCAGTACGGCTAACCCTTTCTATCCGCTTGTCATTCGTACAACCTTAGATAAAGAGTTGCAGCAGCTAGCTGAGAAAGTAGTGGAGGAATCTGGAATGAAAAAAGGCGGTCTCGTTCTATTGGATGTACAAAGTGGTGAAATTTTGGCGATGGTAAGCAAACCGAGTCTTGCTACATATTCTCAGCATGCATACGCTGCAGGAGCTAAAAATCAAATGCTTTCTGCACATATTCCGGGTTCTGTTTTTAAAACTGTAGTAGCTGCTGCTGCAATTGATAAAAGAAAAACAAGCGGTACATTTAATTGTGACCAAGATTTATATGGAGAAGGTCCGGCAGAACACGAAATGGGGATGTTAACATTTAAAGAGAGTTTTGCGCAGAGCTGTAACCATACATTTGCAAAGATTGCTTCTGAATTAATCAAAGAGGACGAGGATGTTCTAGAGAGATATGCGAAGATGCTGGGATTGTCTCAAACTGTAGGATGGAAGGGGAATGTCTTTCATTTTACGGAATTTAAACAATTTCCTGAAGAAGAAGCCATGCAAATTTGGAAGGCGCAATCAGATAAACATATTAACAAGGCAATTGCACAGACCGCGATTGGTCAAAAAAATGTTCGGATATCTCCGCTTGCAATCGCCAATATGATGGCGACAATTGCACGCGGGGGACAGAGAATTGAGGTAACCGGTGTTAAAGAAATTCAATATAAAAATGGTGCTGTTATGCATGAATTTCCTGTACATGAAGTACATTCGCAGTTGAGTCAACGTGTTATGGAACAATTACAGCAGCTTCTGCGAAGTGTTGTTACTTCCTCAAAGGGAACCGGTAAGCGATACCAAAGTCTTCCTGGTGGGGTCGCCGGTAAGAGTGGCACTGCGGAAACGGGGGAGGGTAATTATGTGAACCGTTGGTTTGCAGGCTATTTTCCTTACGAAGCACCGCGATATGCACTGGTGAGCGTGGAACTGTATACGAACGAAGTTGACAATTTAGCAGGGAAAGTATTTGCAGATTATGTAGAAGCAATCGCTAACAAGGGTATGTAA
- the greA gene encoding transcription elongation factor GreA — protein MAMEKTYPMTQAGKEKLEQELEYLKTVRRKEVVERIKIARSFGDLSENSEYDAAKDEQAFVEGRVTQIENMIRNAVIIEENAETSSVVTLGKSVTFVELPDGEEETYTIVGSAEADPFEGKISNDSPIARSVLGKQIGDEVVVQTPGGDMKVKIVSVK, from the coding sequence ATGGCAATGGAAAAAACGTATCCAATGACACAAGCAGGAAAAGAAAAACTAGAACAGGAACTAGAATATTTAAAGACGGTAAGACGTAAAGAGGTTGTTGAGCGCATTAAAATCGCACGAAGCTTCGGCGATCTTTCTGAGAACTCTGAGTATGATGCAGCAAAAGATGAGCAAGCATTTGTTGAGGGTCGTGTAACACAAATTGAAAATATGATTCGCAATGCCGTTATTATTGAAGAAAATGCAGAAACATCTTCTGTTGTAACACTTGGTAAATCAGTGACTTTTGTAGAGTTACCTGATGGAGAAGAAGAAACATATACAATTGTAGGAAGTGCGGAAGCAGATCCGTTTGAAGGGAAAATTTCTAATGATTCTCCAATTGCGAGAAGTGTTCTTGGTAAACAAATTGGTGATGAAGTAGTGGTACAAACACCGGGCGGAGATATGAAAGTAAAAATTGTTTCTGTAAAATAA
- the udk gene encoding uridine kinase, producing MGKKKPVVIGIAGGSGSGKTSVTKAIFDQFKGHSILMLEQDYYYKDQSNLPFEERLKTNYDHPLAFDNDLLIEHIKQLLQYKPIEKPVYDYKIHTRSDEVIPVEPKDVIILEGILVLEDKRLRDLMDIKLFVDTDADIRILRRMQRDIEERGRTMDSVIDQYVNVVRPMHNQFIEPSKKYADIIIPEGGQNHVAIDLMVTKIGTILEQITVL from the coding sequence ATGGGGAAGAAAAAACCTGTTGTAATTGGAATCGCGGGCGGTTCTGGTTCGGGAAAAACGAGTGTGACAAAAGCCATTTTTGATCAATTCAAAGGCCACTCCATTTTAATGCTGGAGCAGGATTATTATTATAAAGATCAAAGTAATTTGCCGTTTGAAGAAAGATTAAAAACAAACTATGATCATCCGTTAGCGTTTGATAATGATTTGTTGATTGAGCATATTAAACAATTGTTGCAATATAAACCGATTGAAAAACCTGTATACGATTATAAAATTCATACCCGTTCGGATGAAGTGATTCCTGTAGAACCGAAGGATGTTATCATTCTAGAAGGCATTCTTGTACTTGAGGATAAACGTCTGCGTGATTTAATGGACATTAAATTGTTCGTTGATACAGATGCGGATATTCGCATTTTGCGTCGGATGCAACGCGATATAGAAGAGCGTGGTCGTACCATGGATTCCGTTATTGATCAGTATGTGAATGTTGTACGTCCTATGCACAATCAATTTATTGAACCATCCAAGAAATATGCGGATATTATTATCCCAGAAGGCGGTCAAAATCATGTTGCCATCGATTTAATGGTAACAAAAATTGGGACAATCCTTGAACAAATCACAGTTTTGTAA